The Arcobacter roscoffensis genome segment TTAGCTTTAAAACAAGCAAAAGAGAATTATGAGATAGTAAATAACAGATTTAAAGAAGGAGTTTCAACTTCAACTGATTTAACAGATGCAAACTTCTTATTAACTTCTGCAAAACAAAAATATAATAGAGCATATTTTGATAAGTATTTATCAATAGCAACTCTTGATAGAATTTTTGAGATAAAGTAAAATCATGAGTTTTTTAAAGAAAGAGTTTGAGCTATTTGTTTTAATCACTCTTTCTTTAATATTTTTAAGTCTAAACTCTATTTTATGTAAAATCGCTTTAGTAAATGAGTATATAGATGCTTACTCATTTACTTTCTTTAGAGTCTTTTTTGCTTTTTTGACCCTACTTATTTTAATCACATTAAGAGAAAGTAAAAAAGAATCTAAACTAAAGAAAATAAGTTTAAAAGGTAATTGGCTTAGTTCTTTTATGCTTTTTATATATGCAATTGGCTTTTCTTACTCTTATTTAAACTTAGAAGCAGGTTTTGGGACACTATTACTATTTACAGCAGTTCAATTAACAATGCTTATTACTTCACTATTTTATAAAGAAAAAATCAATATAAATAAATTTATTGGAATCATATTAGCTTTTATTGGTCTATCATACTTACTATATCCTAGTAAGGATTTTGATATTTCATATTTTCATTTAACTTTGATGGTTATTTCAGGAATTGCATGGGGAATTTATTCTGTTATTGGTAAGAGCTCAAAAGATGCTTTATTTAATACTTATGATAACTTCTTTAAAGCTTTGATATTTACAGTGATATTTTTTGTATTTGTTTTATTTAATACCCTTCAAATTAGTGTTAATGGAATTTTATTAAGCTTTTTATCTGGAAGTATCACCTCTGCTATAGGCTATGTTATTTGGTATAAAGTCTTGCCAAATATTAAAATAGTTACGGCAAGTATTTTACAGTTACTTGTTCCTGTTATTGCTATTATTTTAAGTGTTGTTTTTTTAGGAGAGATATTTACCATGAAACTTTTAATAGCAACATTACTTGTATCAGTTGCTGTATTAATTTCAGTAATAAAAAAAGAGTCTAATCAAAATACTTAAAGTCTTTGTCTTCACTACCATCTTTTTTTCTATTTTTAAATTTCCACATAGTTTTAAAATATTTAAAAGACTGATAAGAAACATAGCTATATAAAAACTATCCCAATAAGAGAAGCAAATTTGATAACAAAATTTGCTTCTCTTTTCATGTTAAAACTTCTCATGATGAATAAATTCAGTTTTAAACTATGAAAAAACTCTCTGCAACTGCATTATCCCAACAGTGACCTTTTTTACTCATACTTTGAATGACTCCATTTTTCTAAAAGATATTTATGTTCATATGAAGTATATTGACTTCCTCTCTTTATAGTAAATTAACCCTTTATCTAGATTTCTTTTTTTATTGCCATTTTTAATGAATCATGATCTTGAATAGCCATAATAGTATCAAAGTAAAAAAAGTTTATTAATATTACAATAATTAAAATTGAGGCAAACAACATTGGTTTGCTTGTATCAGTTTTATTTTTTTGAATATTCTCAGAAAAAAAGAAATCATGACCTCTTTCTAATTTACCTAAACTACTTAAATAAGTCCTTGCATAAATATATAACATCACAATAAAAACTATAAGATTTACAAATATTGTATATGTAAATAAAAATTTACTTTTAAAATATAGTCCTACCGTTGACGAGACTATTGCCATGTTCTCAATATTTGTAAATAAAGGGGATATTAAATTAAGGGCATTAACTATTGTTTTATTATTTGCAATATCATTTTCACTAAATATTAAAGAAGGTAATATTATTAAAATTGATGTTATAGAAAGGACTATAAGATTGTAGTCCTTTCTATATGGTATTGTTTGGTTTAGATTCATTTTCAATTAAATTTTAATTTTAAATATTTTCGTATATGAGATATTAGTTCTAAAATAATATATGACATATATCCCATTGGAATACTACCAATTGAACACCATATTGTCACAGCAAATGAATTGTTATAATAATAACTTGTTATATTTGCTTCTGTTATTAAATCAATAAAATATCCTAAATGAATTGTTTCAAATATTACAAACATTAAAAGAAAATTACCAATTACTAAATTAAATGGACGATCTACTTTTTTATTTTGAATTGTTTTAATATAGTACACTTTTTTACAATTATTAAGGTAGCCTAAACTACATAAGTATGCTTTACCATAAACATATAACATAACGAAAAATAGTATTGCTCCTACAACAATACTATAGTTATAAATAAACCTGACTTTATTAGCAATACCTGTAGAGTTTGCAAGTTCTGCGGCTCTATCAATATTTCTCAGATAATCATTAAACATATGAGATAGAGAAAATAAATATTCATTACTTACTACCATCTCATCTGATATAAAAATCAAAGGTATAAACATTAACCCTGCTATAAGTATGTAAAAATACTTCTGCAAAGATCTTTCTGCTATTAATGTATCTTTATTATATTCATATTCTTTCATATTATACCTCTACCATGAATTAATTTCATCTTTGTAATCGCTAAATGCACTATCATAAAAATCTTCTCCCATTTTTTCACCTACGTAGGAACCTATTGCTAAACCTACCGCTCCAAAACCAACTGTAGCCAGATCATAGTATTTACTTTTATGTTTTTATATTTATATCTTTTAGTCATTAAGTTTTAGTTTAGAAAGAATTATGCTTAACTTTTTTAGAAGAAGTATTTACAATGAAACTTTTAATTGCAACATTACTTGTCTCAGTTGCTGTATTTATTTCTGTAATAAAAAAAGAGTCTAATCAAAATACTTAAAGTCTTTGTCTTCACTTCCATCTTTTTTTCTATTTTTAAATTTCCACATAGTTTTAAAATATTTAAAAGATTGATATGAAAGAACTAAAGCTATAAGAAACATAGCTATATAAAATATTATAAAAATTAACTCCATATTATACTCCTTAGTCTAAAAAGCCTTTATTTTTAGAATCACTTTTTTCATTTGAAATACCTTTAAATGAATCTGTCCATTTAAGTTCACCTGGAACACTATTTGTTGATGTGGGCATGTTCTTAGATGGTTCTCTTAATTTATTTTCTGAAAATGAAAAACTACCACTTGGTTGGCCGATTATAATTATTGAAAATATAAGTATTACTAGTACAACTAAAACTTTAAATATTTTTTCAGATAATGAATTCTCTTCTTGGTTTTTTTTCTTTTGACTCATTGTTAAATCCTAATTACATATAGTACATTCTTACATATTTGTATTTAAGATTATATTATTTTTTATGTCAACAAAATGTCAAGAGATATTACATTTTAAAATTGACAATTGTTATATATAATTTCGTACAATCACTACTAGCATATGCTTATTAAAAGTAGCAGTGCAGTTTTCAACATTATAATCGTGATTAGAAAATATTCTCCAATATTTTTAAGATGAGATAGATTAGGATTTTTTAGTAAAAAGATAGTCATTTCCATGTCAAAAAAATTGACTATTAAAATTCTTTTTACACCCCCCCCCTAACAAATTAACAGTTTATTTAACTAGAACTAAAGAATACTACTTATCTCATCTTCTTTACAAAATATTTTTTATAAAACCCTTCTATAAAAGTCACATAGTATCTTTTACAATTATTGTCAAGAAATTGTCAATAAATAATGTGTAAGTATCTTGACATTTAATCAGTATAATTTGACACTTTACAAATAAATAGTTAAAAATTTTACTAGGAGTTTAAATGAAACTATACGCACCTTGGGAAAAGGCTTTTAAAAAAGTATCAACACCTTTTGAAGAGTTCTTACATGCCCAAACAACAACAGGTTTGATTTTGATAATAATGACAGTTTTGGCATTAGTATTAGCAAACAGTCCTTTATATGAAACATATGCACACTTTTTTCATACATATATTGATTTTAATGTAGGTTCATGGGAACTTTCTCATTCTTTACATCATTGGATAAATGATGGTCTTATGGCAATTTTCTTTTTTCTAATTGGATTAGAAATAAAAAGAGAAATAACAGCAGGAGAATTATCTAACTTAAAAGTAGCAATGCTTCCTATTTTAGCCGCTATTGGTGGTATGGTTTTCCCTGCACTTATTTATATAAGCTTAAACTATGGAACAGAAGGTGCTGCTGGTTGGGGTATTCCTATGGCAACAGATATTGCTTTTGCAATTAGTGCTTTAGTTTTATTAGGAAAAAGAGTTCCAACTGCACTTGTAACATTTTTAGTTGCACTTGCAATTGTAGATGATTTAGGTGCTGTATTAGTTATAGCAATATTCTATACTGAAACTATAAATATGTTTGCATTAAGTGCAGCTGGTGTGATGTTTGCTGTTATGATTACTTTTAATAGATTTGGTATTCATATGATTTTACCATATTTTGTAGTTGGTTTATTTATGTGGTTCTTTATGCTTGAATCAGGTGTTCATGCAACTATTGCAGGTGTATTAGCAGCCTTAGCAATACCATCAACTCCCAAAAGAGCACCAGAGACATTAACACAGGATACAAAACATTTATTAGATGAATATGATAAATATCCTATACAAGAAAATCATATGATGCATGAAGAACAAAAGAAGATTTTAACAAATATTCAAGATAAAATCGATCAAGTTGGAACACCAGCTGCTAGATTAGAACGAAATCTTCATTTACCTGTTGCACTATTAATTATCCCAATCTTTGCTTTAGCAAATGCAGGGGTTAAAATCGATTTTAGCTCTATTGGATCAACAATAGTTGAACCTGTTTCTTTAGGAATTATTGCTGGACTTATTTTAGGAAAAGTTATCGGAATTTTTGGAGTTTCATGGCTAGCAGTAAAATTAAAAATTGCTCAACTTCCAAAAGATAGTAATATGAGTCAAGTATTTGGTGTAGCGTTTTTAGGTGGTATTGGATTTACTATGTCTATTTTTGTTGCAGATTTAGCCTTTGTTGGAAATCCAGAGCTTATTTTCCAAGCTAAGATAGGAATTTTGAGTGCTTCTTTATTTTCAGGTTTATTTGGATATTTTTGGTTAAAATCAGTATCAAAGAAAAAACAAACATCATAAGATGTAAGAAAATAAGGCTAAAAAGTGAAAAATAAAAATGTTCTATTGATTGAAGATAATATTGAACTACAAGAACTTATAAGTAATTTTTTAAAAGACTATAACTATTCATGTAGTGTTTATTCTCAACCTTTAGAAGCATTAGAGGAATTTGAAGCAAATCACTTCAAATACTCTATTGTTATTTTAGATTTAGGTCTTCCACGAATGGATGGCTTTGATCTTTTTAAAAAGTTAAAAGAGATAAAAAATATTCCTATTATTATATCAACAGCAAGGGATGATATAGGAAATAAAATTTATGGTTTTGAACTTGGAGCTGATGATTATCTCTCAAAACCTTATGCGCCAAGAGAATTAGTTTTAAGAATTGATGCTACACTTAAACGATATAATGATAGCGATGAAATTCAAATAAATGATTTATTAATTGATTTAAATAAAAAAAGAGTTTTTTTAGAAGATCATCAAATTGAGTTTACTAAAATAGAATCAGAAATTTTCTTCATGTTTATTGATAATCTAAATAAAGTTATATCAAGAGAAGATATTGTAAATCAAACTTCGTTAAAAGATGATACAAAAAACAGAACTATTGACATGCATGTAAGTAATATAAGATTTAAGATAAATGATGACTCAAAAGAAGCAAGATATATCAAATCAGTTTGGGGAATAGGGTACAAGTTTTGTGATAACAATTAGACAAAGACTTTTTATATCTTTTTCACTTATTTTACTTATTATTTTATCCATAATTGGAGTATTTTTTTACACTATTTTTAATCTAAGTGAGATTCATAAAAGTCAAACTCATAGGTATGATCAAATAAGACGAGTTGAAAAATTAAAAGAGTTTAATAACTCTTTTTCTTGGATTGTTTTAGATATTGTAACTGACTATGAAAAAATGGATGTAGTAAAAAAGCGTCTAAGTAAATCTAATGAACTTTTTAAAACCTTAGTGTTGAAAAAAAAACAGATTATTCAAAACTCTGAATCTCTAAGTGAAAAGAAAAATTTAGAGTTAATATTTAAGTATTTTCAAAAAATTGAGAGATTAATTAGATATGAGCTTTATGAGTTGGTACTTATAAGTAAAAATGAGAAAAGTTTCCACTTATTTAATAAAAAATTTGATAACTCAAGTTCTAAAATAACTAAACTTTTAGATGAAGAAATAATGTATCTTCAGTCCCAACTTGATAAAACTGAGCAAAGTAGAAATCAGTTTATTGACACAATAAAAGTTGAATTAGTAATACTATTTTTTATAGCTTTTCTTTTATCTTTTATTATTTCTTCTAGAATTACTAAAAAAATCAAAGACAAACTAGATAAATTAAATAAAGGTGTTTTACAGCTTTTTAAAGATGACGAAAATACCATAAAAGTTGATATTGGTAAAAACAATGAGTTAACTGAAATAACATATAATCTAAATTCATATCTTGAAAAACAAAGGGATATTATCCACTCAAGAGAAGAACTTTTAAGAAATATAAGTCATGAATTAAAAACACCTATTTCAAAAGCAAAATTTTTACTTGAAAATTTAAAACAGAGTAAAAATGACAAAGAAATTGATAGTTTAAATAGTGTAATTATTGATATTGAAGAGCTTACAAATAAGCTTTTACAAAGAGAGAAACTTAATTTTGCAAAGGTAAATCCTTCTAAGTTTAAAACAAGTACTTTAATTCTTGAGTCATTATCGAAACTTTCAATTGATGATGAGTCTAAAATAGAACTTGATATAACAGATGATTTCTATATTCATGCAGATAAGTATTATTTGACAATCGCACTAAAAAACTTGATAGATAATGCAATGAAATATGCAGATGAATATCCTATTAAAATTGAAGTAAATGAAAATAAAATTGAAGTTAAAAATATTGCAAATAAACTTTCAAGTGACCTTATATATTATACTCAGCCATTTACAAGAGAACCAAATCAACAAGTAGGTCATGGCTTAGGATTAAATATAGTAAATAAGATTATCCAGATGCATGACTTTAAACTTGAATATAACTATAGTAAACCATATAACATCTTTTCAATTGTATTTTAAAATACAAAATAAATATGTCAAGAAAGTGTAAAGAAAAACTACGTTTAGAAATTGACAATTATCTATTACAATTATATTAGCCACAAACAAGAAATAAAACTTAAAGGATTTAGTATGACTTTCTTAAGAAACTTAATTATTTTAGTAGTTGTATCTTTCGCAGCTATTGGTTTTATAAGTACTAGCTTATAAAAACTAAACAATTAAATATATAGTTCCTATTAAAGTAAAACTACCTACGTGTCATTGGTAGTTTTACGCTTTTTCATCTTTTATATTATTCTTGTATTAGCCTGCTAGTACCGGATACTTTAATTGAACTATTTGGAATACTATTAAAACTTACAAATAATTGTGAAGGTTGATTCATATCAAAACCTTGTAAAATCTCTATATCACCTGAAGTTTTTAAACCAATATCTCTTAAATACTCAGCCAATGCAATTGCAGCAGAACCAGTTGCCGGATCTTCGTAAACACCACCATATGCAAAAGCATTTCTTGAGTGATATAAGTTTTCATTTTCTTGCCATAAAATACTAACTGTTACAATTTTTTCTTTTTCCATCAAAGTTTTTATCTTTGAAAAATCATATTTCATTTCTTTTAGTGTCTTTCTCTCTTTTACAAAAATGATTAAATGATTATTACCTGAAAATGAGACTTTTATTGGAAACCTTTCATCTAAATCATCTTTTTTTAATGAAAATCCATCAAGCACTTTATCAATATATTCTTTGGCTAAATCTTTAGAATGTGTTTCTATTGAATTTATACTTGTAAAGCTTTCACCATTTTTTTCTCCCACCTCAATTTTTATAGTTCCATTATTTAGAATTAAATTGTAAGTTCCAAAACCATACTTTTCTCCTATAGAATAACCACTTGCAATAGTTGCATGTCCACAAAAGGCAATTTCTGTTTCAGGTGAAAAGTATCTTATTCTAAAAGAGTTATTTTCTTTTATCAAAAATGCTGTTTCAGAAAAATTAACTTCTTTTGCTATTTCAAGCATTTGTTTATCTGTTAACATTTCTTCACAAAATAAAACACCTGCTGGATTACCACCTTTGTTCTTATAGGAAAATGCTGATATTTTTTCTACGTTCATTACGAATCCTTATATTTAGTAAGTTATCTAGTATTATAGAGTATTATGAAAATTTACTCTTCTCTTTTAATAACATAAAATATGCTCTATATTGCTATTTTTTATTGAAATTTGTATAATATCTTATGAAAAAAGATACAAAACATATTAGAGCAGATATAGTTAATAAATCATTAACCTACATTTACAAGTATATTGATACTAATATCACATTAGATGAATTAGCTAGATTAAATAAGGTTAGTAAGTTTCATTTACATAGAATTTTTAAAGAAGAAACCGGCGAAAATATTTTTGATAGGATAAATTCTATTCGATTGCAAAAGATTGCAAATTTACTTATAAGTAATAAGTACTCAACTATTAGTGAAATAAGACAGTCTTGTGGTTATAGCTCACATTCATCTTTTATTAAAGCATTTAAAAAGAGATTTAACTTTACACCCTCACAATGGAAAAAAAATGGATATTTAGAATATTCAAAAAAAATTGTTTCATTTGATATCTCTCCCAATGATAACTTTTATACGATAGAACCTATAATAAAAAAAACTTCTAAAAGAGTATGTGCATATATACGACATAAAGGTTATGATTTATCAGTTACAAAAACATGGAGTCGTTTAATGGCTTTTTCATATGAAAAAGAGTTAAACAATACAACTCAAATTGGAGTTTTTTATGATAATCCTATTAATACAGCTTATGAAGAGTGTAGTTATATAGCTGCAATTGAAGTTGATAATAGATTTATTTCAACTAATTCAATAAGTAAGTTAGAAATAGAGGGCTCACTATGTGCTGTTTTTCATTATGAAGGAATCTATGGTGATGCTGTTAAACTTTTGGTCTATATTTATAATTATTGGTTGCCCAAAAGTGGGTATGAGGCAAAGAGTTTGCCACCTTATGCTCTGTACCATAAAAATCATTTTTTAGATGAAAATAGAGAATTTAGCTTAGACTTTTATATTCCTATTCAAGTTGTTTAAACTATAAATATATAAAGTTAATAGTTTGGAGTTAGTCTTTCCCATACTTTTTTAGTAATGAATCATAAAGCCCCTCATTTCTAATATCTTCAACAATTTTTTTAAGTTTCGTACGTATTTCATTGGGAAGGTCTTTTCTTACAAAAATCCATTGTTCTTTATTTTTTTCAATTGTTAGAACTTTACCAAAATCTTTTGAAGATAAACGAAGGTTTTTTTTCCAAAAATAGTATGCAGGTTCAGAAAAAACTGCAGCATCTAAGCCTTGACGATTGTATAAAGTAATCAATGATTCTTTATATCCTCTTATATAAGTGATTTTATTGGGCAAACCTTCTAACTGTTTGTACGAGGCATTATGATGATATATTAGATTTTTATTTTTTAAATCTTTAATAGTTTGGATATTTGAATCTTTTTTTGTTACGGTGATAACATCAATATAGTGTTGAATTTCAAGCTTATCTCCTGCTTCAAGTGATTGTTTATGCGCTTGGGATGATATTAAATCAGCTTTTCCTATTTTAAGTTCTGTTAACATTCTAGGAAAAGGACGGATTTTATGAGTATAAGGAAGACCTGAACGTTTTGCTATCTCTTCTGTGAGTTCATATATAATTCCATGAGGTTTTCCTTGTTTGTCAATCCAGCCATATGGAGGTAAATCCATTGTTACAAATT includes the following:
- a CDS encoding response regulator transcription factor is translated as MKNKNVLLIEDNIELQELISNFLKDYNYSCSVYSQPLEALEEFEANHFKYSIVILDLGLPRMDGFDLFKKLKEIKNIPIIISTARDDIGNKIYGFELGADDYLSKPYAPRELVLRIDATLKRYNDSDEIQINDLLIDLNKKRVFLEDHQIEFTKIESEIFFMFIDNLNKVISREDIVNQTSLKDDTKNRTIDMHVSNIRFKINDDSKEARYIKSVWGIGYKFCDNN
- a CDS encoding DMT family transporter; amino-acid sequence: MSFLKKEFELFVLITLSLIFLSLNSILCKIALVNEYIDAYSFTFFRVFFAFLTLLILITLRESKKESKLKKISLKGNWLSSFMLFIYAIGFSYSYLNLEAGFGTLLLFTAVQLTMLITSLFYKEKININKFIGIILAFIGLSYLLYPSKDFDISYFHLTLMVISGIAWGIYSVIGKSSKDALFNTYDNFFKALIFTVIFFVFVLFNTLQISVNGILLSFLSGSITSAIGYVIWYKVLPNIKIVTASILQLLVPVIAIILSVVFLGEIFTMKLLIATLLVSVAVLISVIKKESNQNT
- a CDS encoding AraC family transcriptional regulator; translation: MKKDTKHIRADIVNKSLTYIYKYIDTNITLDELARLNKVSKFHLHRIFKEETGENIFDRINSIRLQKIANLLISNKYSTISEIRQSCGYSSHSSFIKAFKKRFNFTPSQWKKNGYLEYSKKIVSFDISPNDNFYTIEPIIKKTSKRVCAYIRHKGYDLSVTKTWSRLMAFSYEKELNNTTQIGVFYDNPINTAYEECSYIAAIEVDNRFISTNSISKLEIEGSLCAVFHYEGIYGDAVKLLVYIYNYWLPKSGYEAKSLPPYALYHKNHFLDENREFSLDFYIPIQVV
- the nhaA gene encoding Na+/H+ antiporter NhaA, with protein sequence MKLYAPWEKAFKKVSTPFEEFLHAQTTTGLILIIMTVLALVLANSPLYETYAHFFHTYIDFNVGSWELSHSLHHWINDGLMAIFFFLIGLEIKREITAGELSNLKVAMLPILAAIGGMVFPALIYISLNYGTEGAAGWGIPMATDIAFAISALVLLGKRVPTALVTFLVALAIVDDLGAVLVIAIFYTETINMFALSAAGVMFAVMITFNRFGIHMILPYFVVGLFMWFFMLESGVHATIAGVLAALAIPSTPKRAPETLTQDTKHLLDEYDKYPIQENHMMHEEQKKILTNIQDKIDQVGTPAARLERNLHLPVALLIIPIFALANAGVKIDFSSIGSTIVEPVSLGIIAGLILGKVIGIFGVSWLAVKLKIAQLPKDSNMSQVFGVAFLGGIGFTMSIFVADLAFVGNPELIFQAKIGILSASLFSGLFGYFWLKSVSKKKQTS
- a CDS encoding PhzF family phenazine biosynthesis protein — translated: MNVEKISAFSYKNKGGNPAGVLFCEEMLTDKQMLEIAKEVNFSETAFLIKENNSFRIRYFSPETEIAFCGHATIASGYSIGEKYGFGTYNLILNNGTIKIEVGEKNGESFTSINSIETHSKDLAKEYIDKVLDGFSLKKDDLDERFPIKVSFSGNNHLIIFVKERKTLKEMKYDFSKIKTLMEKEKIVTVSILWQENENLYHSRNAFAYGGVYEDPATGSAAIALAEYLRDIGLKTSGDIEILQGFDMNQPSQLFVSFNSIPNSSIKVSGTSRLIQE
- a CDS encoding substrate-binding periplasmic protein, producing the protein MCIKKFKLILLSTLYFFSLSILNAQTSNNQNTSLKFVTMDLPPYGWIDKQGKPHGIIYELTEEIAKRSGLPYTHKIRPFPRMLTELKIGKADLISSQAHKQSLEAGDKLEIQHYIDVITVTKKDSNIQTIKDLKNKNLIYHHNASYKQLEGLPNKITYIRGYKESLITLYNRQGLDAAVFSEPAYYFWKKNLRLSSKDFGKVLTIEKNKEQWIFVRKDLPNEIRTKLKKIVEDIRNEGLYDSLLKKYGKD
- a CDS encoding ATP-binding protein; the encoded protein is MITIRQRLFISFSLILLIILSIIGVFFYTIFNLSEIHKSQTHRYDQIRRVEKLKEFNNSFSWIVLDIVTDYEKMDVVKKRLSKSNELFKTLVLKKKQIIQNSESLSEKKNLELIFKYFQKIERLIRYELYELVLISKNEKSFHLFNKKFDNSSSKITKLLDEEIMYLQSQLDKTEQSRNQFIDTIKVELVILFFIAFLLSFIISSRITKKIKDKLDKLNKGVLQLFKDDENTIKVDIGKNNELTEITYNLNSYLEKQRDIIHSREELLRNISHELKTPISKAKFLLENLKQSKNDKEIDSLNSVIIDIEELTNKLLQREKLNFAKVNPSKFKTSTLILESLSKLSIDDESKIELDITDDFYIHADKYYLTIALKNLIDNAMKYADEYPIKIEVNENKIEVKNIANKLSSDLIYYTQPFTREPNQQVGHGLGLNIVNKIIQMHDFKLEYNYSKPYNIFSIVF